The proteins below come from a single Mucilaginibacter mali genomic window:
- the porK gene encoding T9SS ring complex lipoprotein PorK/GldK translates to MKQIYFLLVLLVCAGMYGCGPKGADASRGEIRPPAQRSFRAEIPYGMVYIPGGSFLMGQTDQDVTFAQITQNKQVTIAPFFMDQTEITNAQYKMFVTWVRDSIAITNYLNDDSYYIKPKGAAANAQATHKYIDWNKVSRNPIWRNAKGKVNPNLGKLQGMFYQGDDRVFDRDEVDVRLLKYNYSTLILRDAANYRNDKTKKRSDFILRDTVPVYPDTLCWLGDFSYAANEPMVQGYFSHPAYRNYPVVGVTWRQARAFNIWRSRYNDAYKDKIGQSKSHRQPYSLPNEGEFEYAARGGRIGTDYPWGGPYIKNAKGCLMANFKPGRGNYTDDGGTYTVNVRSYFPNDYGLYNMAGNVAEWTSSTFDESAPSFVHDLAPTYSVEAKATDPEVLKRKVVKGGSWKDIGYFLQNSSRTFEYQDSAKSYIGFRCVSSFLGRDIKDRR, encoded by the coding sequence ATGAAGCAGATATACTTTCTATTAGTGCTACTGGTGTGTGCGGGTATGTATGGGTGCGGACCCAAAGGGGCCGATGCCAGCAGAGGGGAGATCAGGCCACCGGCACAAAGATCATTCCGTGCCGAAATACCTTACGGAATGGTTTATATACCCGGCGGATCTTTTTTAATGGGACAAACAGATCAGGATGTAACCTTTGCGCAAATCACTCAAAACAAGCAGGTTACCATCGCCCCTTTCTTCATGGATCAAACCGAGATCACCAACGCGCAATACAAAATGTTTGTAACCTGGGTGCGCGACTCGATAGCCATTACCAATTACCTTAACGACGACTCTTACTACATTAAGCCTAAAGGTGCTGCTGCAAATGCGCAGGCAACCCACAAATACATCGATTGGAATAAAGTTTCGCGCAACCCTATCTGGCGTAACGCTAAAGGCAAAGTAAACCCTAATTTGGGTAAATTGCAGGGTATGTTTTACCAGGGCGATGACCGTGTTTTCGACCGTGATGAAGTGGATGTACGCCTGTTAAAGTACAATTATTCTACACTGATCTTACGCGACGCGGCCAATTACCGCAACGATAAAACCAAAAAACGTTCTGATTTCATCCTGCGCGATACCGTTCCGGTTTACCCGGATACACTGTGCTGGCTGGGCGATTTCTCGTACGCCGCCAACGAACCGATGGTGCAGGGCTACTTCTCGCACCCGGCCTATCGTAACTACCCTGTTGTGGGTGTTACCTGGCGGCAGGCACGTGCCTTCAACATTTGGCGCTCACGCTATAACGATGCTTATAAAGATAAAATTGGTCAGTCAAAATCGCACCGCCAGCCATATTCGCTGCCAAACGAGGGCGAGTTTGAATACGCTGCGCGTGGTGGCAGGATAGGTACCGATTACCCATGGGGCGGCCCTTATATTAAAAACGCCAAAGGCTGTTTAATGGCCAATTTCAAACCCGGCCGTGGTAATTATACCGATGACGGTGGTACTTATACCGTAAACGTACGCTCGTATTTCCCTAACGATTACGGCTTGTATAACATGGCCGGTAACGTAGCCGAGTGGACAAGTTCAACTTTCGACGAATCGGCACCATCTTTTGTGCATGACTTAGCCCCAACCTACAGTGTTGAAGCAAAGGCTACCGATCCGGAAGTGTTGAAACGTAAAGTAGTAAAAGGTGGCTCGTGGAAGGATATAGGTTATTTCCTGCAAAACTCATCACGCACCTTCGAATACCAGGATTCTGCTAAATCGTACATCGGGTTCCGTTGCGTTTCTTCGTTCCTGGGCCGCGATATTAAAGACAGGCGCTAA
- a CDS encoding sigma-54-dependent transcriptional regulator: MANILLVEDDTTFAQMLTFFVEKHGHKVQSAQRIKDAFKLQQQHTYQLILLDYRLPDGTGLDLLTQIRETGSAIPVIIMTSFNDVRTAIRAIRSGASEYITKPVNPDELLMVMNEALADKKPADTKSDTKHPQFIRGNSPYADKLHEYINLVAPTDMAVLVQGESGTGKEYVARMIHQNSKRADKPFIAIDCGALSRDLAASELFGHAKGAFTGAAADKKGLFESADDGTLFMDEIGNLSYDVQVKLLRALQEKVIQPLGSNRTIPVNVRIIAATNDDLLNSISADSFRQDLYHRVNEFKIQLSPLRERGNELDNFIRHFIQLSNAELGRQVQNISPEAMEVLHRYDWPGNLRELKNVIKRMVLLTTGETAGAAALPDEMLWSTPPDQTPIAASPESDLKARNEVNEKALIQKTLQQVKYNKSKAAKLLNIDRKTLYSKMERYGL; encoded by the coding sequence ATGGCTAACATACTGCTTGTTGAAGACGATACCACCTTTGCTCAAATGCTTACCTTTTTTGTTGAAAAGCATGGACATAAAGTGCAAAGCGCCCAGCGCATTAAAGACGCCTTTAAACTACAGCAGCAACATACCTATCAGCTGATACTACTGGATTACCGCCTGCCTGATGGAACAGGCTTAGATCTGCTGACCCAGATACGCGAAACAGGATCTGCAATACCTGTGATCATTATGACCAGCTTTAACGATGTGCGCACGGCCATCCGCGCTATCCGTTCGGGTGCATCGGAGTATATCACCAAGCCGGTAAACCCCGATGAGTTATTGATGGTGATGAACGAGGCCCTGGCCGATAAAAAGCCCGCGGATACAAAATCGGATACGAAACACCCTCAATTTATACGCGGCAACAGCCCCTATGCCGATAAACTGCACGAATACATTAACCTGGTTGCCCCAACCGATATGGCCGTATTGGTACAAGGCGAAAGCGGTACCGGCAAGGAATACGTAGCCCGAATGATCCACCAAAACAGCAAGCGCGCCGATAAGCCATTTATAGCTATCGACTGCGGGGCGTTATCGCGCGACCTGGCAGCCAGCGAGTTGTTCGGCCATGCAAAAGGGGCTTTTACCGGTGCTGCTGCCGATAAGAAAGGCCTTTTTGAAAGTGCCGATGATGGCACCCTGTTTATGGATGAAATAGGCAACCTGAGCTACGATGTGCAGGTAAAACTCCTAAGGGCGCTACAGGAAAAAGTGATACAGCCCCTGGGCAGCAACCGGACTATCCCCGTAAATGTGCGCATCATTGCCGCTACCAACGATGACCTGCTGAACAGCATCAGCGCCGACAGCTTCAGGCAGGACCTTTACCATCGCGTTAACGAATTTAAGATCCAACTATCGCCCCTGCGCGAACGGGGCAACGAACTGGATAACTTCATCCGGCATTTTATCCAGCTATCCAACGCGGAGTTAGGCCGGCAGGTACAAAACATTTCGCCCGAGGCAATGGAAGTATTGCATCGTTACGACTGGCCCGGCAACCTGCGCGAACTGAAGAACGTGATCAAACGTATGGTGTTGCTCACCACGGGTGAAACAGCCGGAGCCGCCGCCCTGCCCGATGAAATGCTGTGGAGTACCCCGCCCGACCAAACGCCGATTGCCGCATCCCCCGAATCTGATCTGAAAGCCCGGAACGAGGTAAACGAAAAAGCGCTGATACAAAAAACCCTGCAACAGGTAAAATACAATAAATCAAAAGCGGCCAAACTGCTTAATATCGATAGGAAAACGCTTTATAGTAAGATGGAACGATACGGGTTGTAG
- a CDS encoding acyltransferase family protein: MTTENLRNNNFDLLRFLLATLVIFSHCYVIYYGKLFDIEPGMILTRNQTDLGGIAVDFFFIISGFLILQSYLYSGGIFKYLKKRFLRIYPGYFVAFVLSILLFGPLGTLPDHSMASLKHYFVTIDKKLLLLNIFTLQKPVGGQCFTWLPLKAQLNESLWTIEYEFICYLLLPLLLFRWLIGKKWPIVASFIVIYVAVILQHFFPSAVTEKHFPVALLYVVDPVLIPRLMVYFLAGACFYLYKEKIRRVDSIALIAFVITVISCVWIKAIDLVLPFTGTYLVFYLAFHPRIKFHSFAKKGDLSYGMYLYAWPVQQLLTYFLYKHLSPVRLFVLAVPLTYLLAWLSWHCVEKVFLQFKNRRVAPKAAVLNHP, from the coding sequence ATGACAACCGAAAATTTAAGGAATAACAACTTTGACCTGCTGCGCTTTCTTTTGGCAACGCTGGTGATATTTAGCCATTGCTATGTAATTTACTACGGTAAACTGTTTGATATTGAACCGGGCATGATACTTACCCGCAACCAGACAGATCTGGGCGGCATAGCGGTAGATTTCTTTTTTATCATCAGCGGCTTTTTGATATTGCAGAGCTATTTATACAGCGGCGGGATATTCAAATACCTTAAAAAACGGTTCCTGCGCATCTACCCCGGCTATTTTGTGGCCTTTGTACTAAGCATATTGCTGTTTGGTCCGCTGGGCACCCTGCCCGATCATTCGATGGCGAGCCTTAAGCACTATTTTGTAACGATTGATAAAAAGCTGCTCCTCCTTAATATTTTCACACTGCAAAAACCGGTTGGCGGGCAATGCTTTACCTGGCTGCCCCTGAAGGCCCAGTTAAACGAATCGCTATGGACGATAGAGTACGAATTTATTTGCTATTTACTATTGCCCCTGCTGTTGTTCCGATGGCTTATCGGCAAAAAGTGGCCTATTGTCGCCTCGTTTATTGTGATCTATGTGGCTGTGATATTACAACACTTTTTTCCATCGGCAGTTACCGAAAAACATTTCCCCGTTGCTTTACTATATGTGGTCGACCCGGTGCTGATCCCCAGGCTTATGGTATACTTCCTTGCCGGGGCCTGTTTTTATTTATATAAAGAAAAAATCAGGCGCGTTGATAGCATAGCGCTTATTGCATTTGTAATAACGGTAATTAGCTGCGTTTGGATAAAAGCTATCGACCTGGTTTTGCCTTTTACGGGTACTTACCTGGTATTTTACCTGGCGTTTCATCCCCGTATCAAATTCCATTCGTTTGCCAAAAAAGGCGACCTTTCTTACGGGATGTACCTGTATGCATGGCCTGTTCAGCAATTGCTTACCTACTTTCTGTACAAACACCTTAGCCCGGTGCGGCTGTTTGTGCTGGCGGTACCGCTAACCTACCTGCTGGCCTGGCTTAGCTGGCATTGCGTTGAAAAAGTATTCCTGCAATTTAAAAACAGGCGTGTTGCCCCTAAAGCCGCGGTTTTAAACCATCCATAA
- the hemW gene encoding radical SAM family heme chaperone HemW yields MAGIYIHIPFCKQACHYCDFHFSTSLKYRDEMVQALIKEIALQKDYLNSETIHTIYFGGGTPSLLNAGEINTIIDTISSLHTVAADAEITLEANPDDLHREAIQALRQTPVNRFSIGIQSFFDEDLLWMNRAHHAQEAEASVKRAQDAGFENITADLIYGYPLLTDAKWQHNIATMLGLDVPHISAYSLTVEPRTALAKFIKSKKQPPVSDKQSADQFIILMDTLQQKGFEHYEISNFAKPGHYSRHNTNYWRGVKYAGIGPSAHSFNGDTRQWNIANNAKYLEGISTGTIPAETELLTEENRLNEYIMTSLRTMWGLDLQKLEAIAAGTKPMLLKEATLFLEKGWLLRDGDTLILTQEGKLYADHVAGELFFDHD; encoded by the coding sequence GTGGCCGGTATTTATATCCATATCCCTTTTTGCAAGCAGGCTTGCCATTATTGCGATTTCCATTTCAGCACATCGCTAAAATACCGTGATGAGATGGTGCAGGCGCTGATAAAAGAGATTGCCCTGCAAAAGGATTATCTTAATAGCGAAACTATCCATACCATTTACTTTGGCGGCGGCACGCCATCCTTACTGAATGCAGGCGAGATCAATACCATTATCGATACCATCAGCAGCCTGCATACCGTTGCCGCCGATGCCGAGATCACCCTGGAAGCCAATCCCGACGACCTGCATCGCGAGGCCATACAGGCTTTGCGCCAAACCCCCGTTAACCGCTTTAGCATTGGCATACAATCTTTTTTTGATGAGGACCTGCTATGGATGAACCGCGCACACCACGCGCAGGAAGCAGAAGCATCGGTAAAGCGCGCGCAGGATGCCGGCTTTGAGAACATTACCGCCGACCTGATCTATGGCTATCCCTTGCTTACCGACGCCAAATGGCAGCATAACATAGCTACCATGCTGGGGCTGGATGTGCCACATATATCAGCCTATTCGCTTACCGTTGAACCGCGCACCGCTTTGGCCAAATTCATCAAAAGCAAAAAGCAGCCGCCTGTTAGCGATAAGCAAAGCGCCGATCAGTTTATTATCCTGATGGATACCTTGCAGCAAAAAGGATTTGAGCATTACGAGATCTCTAATTTTGCCAAACCGGGGCATTACTCGCGCCATAATACCAATTACTGGCGTGGGGTAAAGTACGCGGGCATCGGCCCATCGGCACATAGTTTTAACGGCGATACCCGGCAGTGGAATATCGCTAACAATGCCAAATATTTAGAAGGCATCAGCACAGGTACCATCCCCGCCGAGACCGAGCTACTTACCGAAGAGAACCGCCTGAACGAATACATCATGACATCGCTGCGCACCATGTGGGGCCTCGACCTGCAAAAGCTGGAAGCCATAGCGGCAGGCACCAAACCCATGTTGTTAAAAGAGGCTACCCTTTTTTTAGAAAAAGGCTGGTTGCTGCGCGATGGGGATACGTTGATCCTTACACAAGAAGGGAAGTTGTATGCGGATCATGTGGCGGGGGAGTTGTTCTTTGACCATGATTAA
- a CDS encoding uroporphyrinogen-III synthase, with translation MEDRKKKVKSILVTLPKPENDKNPYTELAKKYNLKIDFRSFIHVEGVPANVFRKEKINLADFTAVIFTSRNSADHFFRICEEMRFEVPVDMKYFCLTENIALYLQKYIQYRKRKIFFGKQTAADLAEVLKKHHAEKFLYPCSDVAAEETQKFLLDNGYNFTPAVLFRTVCSDLSDLAEVFYDIIAFFSPSSIQSLYKNFPDFKQNNTRLAAFGATTHKALLEAGLILDIPAPTPNAPSMTMAIEQYIKQVNK, from the coding sequence TTGGAAGATAGAAAGAAAAAGGTTAAAAGCATCCTGGTTACCTTGCCCAAGCCAGAGAACGATAAGAACCCTTATACCGAACTGGCTAAAAAGTATAACCTGAAGATAGATTTCAGGTCTTTTATCCATGTTGAAGGTGTACCTGCCAATGTTTTCCGTAAAGAGAAAATTAACCTGGCCGATTTTACAGCCGTGATATTTACCAGCCGCAACTCGGCCGATCATTTTTTCCGTATTTGCGAAGAAATGCGCTTTGAGGTGCCGGTAGATATGAAATATTTCTGCCTGACAGAAAATATCGCGCTGTACCTGCAAAAATATATCCAGTACCGTAAGCGTAAGATCTTCTTCGGTAAACAAACCGCTGCCGATCTGGCCGAGGTATTGAAGAAGCACCACGCCGAAAAATTCCTGTACCCGTGCAGCGATGTTGCAGCCGAGGAAACCCAGAAGTTTTTGCTGGATAACGGTTACAATTTTACCCCCGCGGTATTGTTCCGTACCGTATGCAGCGACCTGAGCGACCTGGCCGAGGTGTTTTACGATATCATCGCGTTCTTTAGCCCAAGCAGCATCCAGTCGCTATATAAAAACTTTCCCGATTTTAAGCAGAATAACACCCGCCTTGCAGCCTTTGGTGCAACTACGCACAAAGCCCTGCTTGAAGCCGGTTTGATATTGGACATCCCTGCCCCAACGCCTAATGCCCCATCCATGACGATGGCTATTGAGCAGTATATCAAGCAGGTAAACAAATAG
- a CDS encoding DUF4271 domain-containing protein has product MRLLVLCVFCLTLCLQALAQDTGAIQQPDTNRYHRPGNHVIDSVAAAMAARQKFIDDSVATQYIRYPDSNRVNMLMVAILKDSNLVYHGYGFLDVHFKSTSIVKEGSARQQRDPWIIGVIVVLVLYTGIVNMVMDKDIAIVFHSFYNKRSVQAGKEESLLNSRAFLALFVLFGLISGLFIYQVSVVKGRYYPISGFQLFVSLSVIIVVLFALKLLVLRLIGFIFDVNKVVGEYISILYLTYFNIAFVFLPLTLCFCLLPAKFAPVILGVALVLTIVIFVWQYLRSSVNIISNFRFHKFYLFIYLCALEICPVLILIKALNI; this is encoded by the coding sequence ATGCGTTTATTAGTGCTGTGTGTTTTTTGTTTAACCCTTTGCCTGCAGGCTTTAGCACAGGATACCGGTGCAATTCAGCAGCCCGATACTAACCGTTATCATCGCCCCGGCAATCATGTTATCGATTCGGTAGCGGCGGCAATGGCTGCCCGGCAAAAGTTTATCGACGATTCGGTGGCCACGCAGTATATCCGGTACCCCGATTCTAACCGCGTCAATATGCTGATGGTTGCCATTTTAAAGGATAGCAATCTGGTATATCACGGCTATGGTTTTTTGGATGTCCACTTTAAATCAACCAGTATAGTTAAGGAGGGGAGCGCCCGCCAGCAACGCGACCCCTGGATCATCGGGGTTATTGTTGTACTGGTGCTCTATACCGGCATTGTGAACATGGTGATGGATAAGGATATCGCCATTGTATTTCATTCGTTTTATAACAAGCGGTCGGTGCAGGCCGGTAAAGAGGAAAGCCTGCTCAATTCGCGCGCTTTTTTGGCCCTGTTTGTTTTATTCGGGCTAATATCGGGCTTGTTTATTTACCAGGTATCGGTAGTAAAAGGCAGGTATTATCCCATATCAGGCTTCCAGCTATTTGTTTCGTTATCAGTTATTATCGTGGTGCTTTTCGCGCTTAAATTATTGGTGTTAAGGCTCATCGGTTTTATTTTTGATGTAAACAAAGTAGTAGGCGAATATATCTCTATCCTGTACCTTACCTATTTTAACATCGCCTTTGTTTTTTTGCCTTTAACATTGTGCTTTTGCCTGTTGCCGGCAAAGTTTGCCCCGGTTATTTTGGGCGTGGCGCTTGTTTTAACCATTGTGATATTTGTGTGGCAGTACCTGCGAAGCAGCGTAAATATAATTTCGAATTTTAGATTTCATAAATTTTATTTATTTATCTATCTTTGTGCCCTCGAAATTTGCCCTGTTTTGATATTAATAAAGGCGCTGAATATATAG
- a CDS encoding ATP-binding response regulator — translation MRVNNFFTSVKGKIVIAALLACMALLMAWVISRDTFRAMLTAFENVSAPDDKLRLINEISRDVSRIDQAQSARDLNDPYRYDVFSGETKRLGKKIDTLKYLYADKPKQVKRLKTLQKLLLDRDKIYIDYLKVRERLVNNSSFSAQIQSLNNIVDTKSADADSMVTSTVKKTSTTTFYPDDAPSSEEAKPKGFFNRLFGKKQPVKRDNTPYSVVNEELKVTRDTIRKAIKDSLISELDKAIQLVQAGQEEKSARFVDREAILIRSGAQVMRQIVTILRQVEADGIAQVALNNSAARNVVDSSIRRISIIMLVFLAITLLLLYFILMDIARINRYRKEIEQAKEEAEYHNIARQRFLSNMSHELRTPLQSIIGYSERINRQQHPQKKDVEAIAQSSAHLMQIVNEVLDYNRIVSGKFNFVHQPFRVTDVIDEVINVIGPQAGDKQLALIVNNNISETWVNGDPFRLKQVLYNLLGNAIKFTEKGSVTLQADNKRVPDGRHYTFSVTDTGIGLSVQDRARIFNEFEQAGKRVGTGLGLAISRELVEHQGGDIEVSSQLGKGSRFTFHLTYANAEAPVAGPEPQLADNNAGIEGKIWLVDDDPFIVDICADIFTRNGIAHHCFNSPIDVLGAAWDDAVNYVLMDIRMPEMSGVELCRRLLERVPKHVKLFALTAQATPGEQLYISKQGFDAVLMKPFKEAELLRFIKNGGADLPDNTAKPGFDLVTIEKMTFGDTGQTAKVLARFANDSLEDIKLLGRALEKQDAEETALIAHRIAGRTAQVGAKELAGSFRMAEMELNRDGQITTARSEYFLKLSAQLHQLTLTAQEYQYQSSVS, via the coding sequence TTGCGCGTAAATAACTTCTTCACATCAGTTAAAGGTAAAATCGTTATTGCCGCCTTGCTGGCCTGCATGGCTTTGCTGATGGCATGGGTGATCAGCCGCGATACGTTCAGGGCCATGCTTACCGCGTTCGAGAACGTATCGGCACCCGATGATAAGCTGCGCCTCATTAACGAAATTTCCCGGGATGTATCGCGTATAGACCAGGCACAAAGCGCGCGCGATCTGAACGATCCATACCGTTACGATGTTTTCTCGGGCGAGACCAAAAGACTGGGCAAAAAGATAGATACCCTTAAGTACCTGTATGCCGATAAACCTAAACAGGTAAAGCGCCTTAAAACCCTGCAAAAGTTATTGCTGGACAGGGACAAGATCTACATTGATTATTTAAAAGTGCGCGAGCGGCTGGTGAATAACAGTTCGTTCTCGGCGCAGATACAATCGCTTAATAATATTGTGGATACAAAATCTGCCGATGCGGATAGTATGGTAACATCTACGGTGAAAAAAACATCCACCACTACTTTTTATCCTGATGATGCACCCTCTTCCGAAGAAGCTAAACCTAAAGGCTTTTTTAACAGGCTATTTGGGAAAAAGCAACCCGTTAAAAGGGATAATACACCCTATAGCGTAGTAAACGAGGAATTAAAAGTAACGCGCGATACCATCCGCAAAGCCATAAAAGACAGCCTGATCAGCGAACTGGATAAAGCCATACAATTGGTACAGGCCGGCCAGGAAGAGAAAAGCGCCCGGTTTGTGGATAGGGAAGCCATACTGATACGTTCGGGGGCACAGGTAATGCGCCAGATAGTAACCATACTAAGGCAAGTTGAGGCAGACGGCATTGCGCAAGTTGCCCTGAACAACAGCGCGGCCCGTAACGTTGTTGATAGCAGTATACGGCGCATCAGCATAATTATGCTGGTGTTTCTGGCCATCACGCTGTTGTTGCTGTACTTTATTTTAATGGATATTGCCCGCATTAACCGCTACCGTAAAGAGATAGAGCAGGCTAAGGAAGAAGCCGAATACCATAACATCGCCCGGCAAAGGTTCCTATCTAACATGAGCCACGAGTTGCGCACGCCCCTGCAATCTATCATCGGCTACTCCGAGCGGATAAACAGGCAACAGCATCCGCAAAAAAAGGATGTGGAGGCGATAGCGCAGTCATCGGCCCACCTGATGCAAATAGTTAACGAGGTGCTGGATTACAACCGGATAGTTTCGGGTAAATTCAACTTTGTGCATCAGCCTTTCAGGGTTACCGATGTGATTGACGAAGTTATTAATGTGATCGGCCCGCAGGCTGGGGATAAGCAACTCGCTTTGATCGTAAATAATAATATCAGCGAGACCTGGGTAAATGGCGATCCGTTCCGCTTAAAACAGGTATTGTACAATTTGTTGGGCAACGCCATTAAATTTACCGAAAAGGGGAGTGTAACACTGCAGGCAGATAACAAACGGGTGCCGGATGGCAGGCATTATACTTTTAGTGTTACCGATACCGGCATTGGCCTGAGTGTGCAGGACAGGGCGCGCATTTTTAACGAGTTTGAACAAGCTGGCAAACGTGTAGGCACAGGGCTTGGCCTTGCCATCAGCCGCGAACTGGTAGAACATCAGGGTGGCGATATCGAAGTAAGCAGCCAGTTGGGTAAAGGAAGCCGGTTCACCTTTCACCTTACCTATGCCAATGCCGAAGCGCCGGTTGCCGGACCGGAACCACAATTGGCTGACAACAATGCGGGTATAGAAGGGAAGATATGGTTGGTTGACGATGATCCTTTTATTGTAGATATCTGTGCCGATATTTTCACGCGGAATGGTATAGCCCATCATTGTTTCAATTCGCCGATTGATGTGCTGGGCGCTGCCTGGGACGATGCGGTGAACTATGTGCTGATGGATATCCGCATGCCCGAAATGAGCGGGGTTGAATTATGCCGCCGCCTGCTCGAGCGGGTACCTAAACATGTTAAACTCTTCGCGCTTACCGCGCAGGCTACGCCGGGCGAGCAACTTTATATCTCGAAACAAGGTTTTGATGCCGTATTGATGAAGCCTTTTAAAGAGGCTGAACTATTACGCTTTATAAAAAACGGCGGCGCGGATTTGCCCGATAACACTGCTAAACCCGGCTTTGATTTGGTCACCATTGAAAAAATGACCTTTGGCGATACCGGGCAAACGGCCAAAGTATTGGCCCGCTTTGCGAATGATAGCCTGGAAGATATTAAGCTGTTAGGCAGGGCTTTAGAAAAGCAGGATGCTGAAGAAACCGCGTTGATAGCGCACCGCATAGCCGGCCGAACCGCGCAGGTGGGGGCAAAGGAACTGGCCGGCAGTTTCCGCATGGCCGAAATGGAACTGAACCGCGATGGACAAATTACCACCGCCCGGTCCGAATATTTCTTAAAACTTTCAGCGCAATTGCATCAACTGACGCTTACCGCGCAGGAATATCAGTACCAGTCGTCGGTATCGTGA